A stretch of DNA from Tautonia rosea:
CGAGCAGGTGGGCCTGGAGCGCATTATTTACCTGGGAGGGCTGGGAAGACGGGCCGATCACCTGTCCGATCACCTCGCGAGTCGTCAGGAAGTGGGCGATATTCTCCGCGGGGGGGCAGTTCCTGTGACCGAACTGCGGGCAGCCATGATCATTGGATCGGGAAGCGCCTCGTTCGAGATGATGCGATCCCTGGTCAAGCGTCTTCCGGTGATGATCTGCCCCAAGTGGGTCCGAACGCGGAACCAACCGATTGCGGTGCGCGATGTCCTCGGCTATCTCGTCGGGTGCCTGGAACAGCCGAAAACCGCGTACGGGATTTTCGACATCGGCGGTCCCGATGTTTTGACGTACAAGGACATGATGATCCGATATGCGGCTATGCAGGGGCTTCGGCGGCGGATCATCGTGGTTCCGGTTCTCACGCCCAGGCTTTCGGCTTACTGGATTAACCTGGTCACACCCATTCCGGCATCCCTGGCATTCCCGCTCGTCGAAGGATTACGGGCTGAGGTCATTTGCCACAACAATCGCATTCGAGACCTCGTCCCCATCCCTCTGACTCCGTTCGGCGAGGCGGTTCAGCGCGCGATGGACAAGGTCCACGAGAACAACGTCTCGACCCGATGGTCCAATGCAGCCTTGCCCAGTCGGGCCGCCCTGCTCCGTCGTCCTCAATTCGATCCTGATCGCTTTCCTCTGCGCGATGTCCAGCGGGTTGAGGCTGAGACGTCGTCGTCGGTTCTGTTCGATCGCGTGCAGCGCATCGGGGGATCGACCGGCTACTACTACGGCAACTTTCTCTGGTGGATCCGAGGCGCGATGGACCGGATCGTCGGCGGCGTTGGCCTGCGACGAGGGCGGCGGGATCCGGTCGAGATTTACATCGGAGACGCACTCGACTTCTGGCGAGTGGAAGATTTTGTGCCTGGTCATCGGCTCTTGCTTCATGCCGAGATGCGGGTGCCGGGCGATGCCTGGCTCGAATTTCGGGTGGAACCGCGTGAGTCGCAGCGGTCGGTATTGACCCAGACGGCCTATTTCAAGCCATCGGGAGTGCTCGGAAGGCTTTACTGGTATGCGTGCCTACCGGCTCACCTGTTCATTTTCTCGGGAATGGCTCAGAGCATTGTCCGATCGGCCGAGGCGTCGTCGGATCATTCTGAAGCGGGTCACCGTCAGGAAGGGTCTGCGTCGCTCACCGGATCGCCGGGAGTCCCGATGGTGCGAGAGCCATCGGCGGATGACGTTCCGGCCGGCGGCGTGAGCCGGTAGCGTTGGGCGGGATGAGTCTCTACCCTGGAAGACGTGGATCGCCCCCCTGGATCGGCGATCGAAAACGGCTTTCCGAACGAGAGGCTTTCCATGACCTCAATCACCCGACGCTCCTTGCTCGGCGGTGCCGCGATGGCCGCGGCTGCCTCGGCCCTTGGCTCAGTTCGGTTGCCCACCACTCGGGCGATGGATCCGATCCGACGCACGCGGCCCAGCCACCTGAAGTTGAGTATTGCTGCCTACTCGTATCGGCAGTTCCTCTCGGGGGACTCGCCGACGATGGATCTGTTCGACTTCGCCGATCTGGCCGCCGACATGGCACTCGATGCCATCGAGCCGACCTCGTACTACTTCCCGAGTGATGTCTCGGGAGAAATGCTGAGGAACCTGCGCCGCCACGCGTTCCTGCGAGGGTTGGATATCTCCGGGACAGCGATCGGCAACGATTTTTGCGTCGCCCCCGGTCCGGATCGGGAGGCGCAGCTCGCCCTGACCCGGACCTGGATCGACCGCGCGGCGGTGCTCAACGCACCGATGATCCGCGTCTTCGCCGGGCGGACCCCGCGAGGAGAGTCCGAGGAAGTCGCCGTGGCCCGTGCAATAGAAGGGTTCAAGGAAGTGCTTCCCTACGCGGCCGAAAAGGGCGTGTTTCTGGCCCTCGAAAATCACGGCGGAATTACCGCAACAAGTGATCAGATGATGACGCTGATCGAAGCGATCGATCACCCGTACTTCGCCGTAAACCTCGACACCGGGAATTTCCGGACCGAGGACCCCTACGGTGACCTGGCCCGGATCGCTCCCTATGCGGTCAATGTGCAGGTGAAGACGGAGATCTCCCGCAATGGAGAATCCAAAGAGGAGGCCGACCTCCCCCGCCTGATCCAGATCCTCCGCGACGTGAAATACTCCGGCTACGTCGTGCTGGAGTACGAGGCCGCCGAAGATCCGATGACCGCCATCCCCCGGCATGTCAAACGGCTCCGCGAACTGATGGCCTGAGCAGCCGGACCCGCGACACCGTGACGACTCTTGAGCGCCGATCGGGCGGTAGGATGAGGGAACTCGCTCCGCGTCCCGATCGGCACTGAATTGATGCGTCGATCTTGGCCCGATCAGAGGGAACGAAATCAGACTTGATTCCCACGCGACGTCGTTCTACACTTGTCCGAGGTTGCCGTGGGAGTGGTCCCGCGGTGCGGATCGCGCCAAGAGCCGCGAGGGAGGAGCCGCGATGCAACGGAACGATCTGGCGAGGGGGAGGCGGCGGGTCGGCCTGGGATTGGCGATGATGGTGGTTGGGGTGATCGGCTGGATCGCCGCGCCGGGGGTGCCGGTGATGTGGGGCCCTCGGGCGAGTGCCGAGCGGATGGAGGCTGGCCACGCACTGTTCGTTCACGAGTGGCTGCCGCACGACCCGATTGCCCAGGCCGACGGGCTGGGGCCGGTCTTCAATGCACGCTCGTGCGTCGAGTGCCACTTTCAAGGAGGAGTCGGCGGGGGGGGATCGAACGAGTTCAACGTGCTGGCGTTCGAGGCGAAGCCGACCCACACCCGGCCCGAGATCGAGGGAGGGCTCGTTCACAAGTTCGCCGTTGAGAACCACTTTCTTGAAGACGTCTCGCATCTTCGAACCCTGTTCCCGATCGTCCCCGATGCGATCCGGATCACCAACGGTTGCTATGTGCTCGTCCGCGATTTCGATCCGGTGAAGACCGAGCACGTGAATTCGACCGCCCTGTTCGGAGCGGGCTGGATTGATCGCATCTCAAGCCGAAGCATCACCCGGCGTAACCTGGCGGCATCGCTGCAGACGATGGGACGTGAGCTGAGTTCCGATTTCAAGACCATGCCCCCTGGTCGTTACCGCATCTTGCCTGATGGCCGGGTCGGCAAGTTCGGCTGGAAGGCGCAGTTCGCCACACTCGAAGAATTCGTGGCCGCTGCCTGTGCCAACGAGCTGGGTCTGGGCAACCCACACATGGAGCAAGCCAAGCCGAGGGTCGACATTCCTTACCCCGACATGCCGGCCGACCTTGACCACACACAGTTCGGTTCGCTCGTGGCGTTCGTCGAGACCTTGCCCCGCCCTGAGGAAATCGTCCCGGACGATCCGAAGGGTCAGGCCGAGGTCGAGCATGGCCGGTTGGTGTTTGAGCGAGTCGGATGCGCCATCTGTCACGTGCCGAATCTGGGCGGCGTGACGGGGGTGTATAGCGATTTCCTGCTGCATCGGCTCGTCGATCGCAAGGCCGGATATGCGTTTACCGATGTCTTGACCGGCGTCCCGATTCCCCGAGAACACCCGGATGCCGAGGAATGGCGCACGCCTCCGCTTTGGGGGGTGGCCGATTCAGCCCCTTACTTCCACGACGGCACCAGCCCGACCCTCCTCCACGCGATCGAGCGGCACAAGGGGGATGCGCTGCCGGTGTCGAAGGCGTTCAAGAGGCTTTCGGACGAGGACAAGCAGGCCTTGATCCGGTTCCTCGAATCGCTCCGGGCTCCCTCGGATGCAATGCCCGTTCCCGAGCCGTCAGTCCCCGAGAACGGTCTTGCCGTCGCTCGGGCCGAGTAGGTGCCCCGACGCGGCATACTCCGAAGCGAGCGTTTCCCAACGACCGGGAATCGAGGATCGGAACGAAGCTCCTCGGCTCCCGGTTCGTGGATTTACGAATCCTGCAAGGGAGGATCAACCTTCCGCAAGCAGATGTTCGGCCAGGAATGTGGTGATCTGTTTCCAGGCGTCGTCGGCGGCATCTTCCACGTACTGGTTGCCGCCGGGGCGCATGAAGGCGTGCCCGGCGCTGTCGTAAAGGTGCAGGTCAACGGTGGAGCCGGCCTTCTTCAGAGCGTCGAAGACCTGTCGGACGCGGTCGGCGGGGATGCCTCGATCCTGCGCCCCGAAGATGCCGAGTACAGGGCGGCCGGCGAGGGCGTCGATTTGATCGGGCTCAATCGAGACGCTGCCGTAGCAGATGATCGTCGGGCCGATGGCGTCGGACTGCTGGGCAATCATGCGTGAGTACATTCCGCCCATGCACCAGCCCACGGCGGCAATCTTTCGGTCCTGGTCGACGCGGTCGAGCGTCTGAAGGTACTCGATCGCTCCCTTGAGGTGGCCGACCCCTTCGCTCGGGTCGAGGGCACGCATCAGCTCATGAGCCTCGCCGGGGTCGTCGGTGGCCTTGCCGTCGTAGAGGTCGACCGCCAACGCGACGTAGCCGAGATCGGCCATGCGGTCGGCGTTCTCCTTGATCCAGTCTGTTAGGCCCCACCACTCCTGAATGACCAGGATCGCCGGGGCCTTGGCGTCTCCTTCGGGGAGAGCGAGGTAGCCTTTGGTTGATGTTCCCATCGGATTCTTGAACTCGACCATCTCTCCGGCAACGGCCGGGGTCGAGGCCGCGCCGATCAGGAGTAAGGCGACGGCCAGCATGCGGCCAGAGCCGCCGATGTGCGATTGCGTGGGCATTGGATCAGGTCCCCCTGGCTCGGTCATGGGTGCAATGTGAGGGGTTCAGGATGGGATAGTGCCTCGGATTCCCGAACGGTTCCTCTGATTGATTGAACCGGCCCCGGACGATCGGGTCAACGGGCCGGTTGGAGGGGAAACACCGGCATCGATCGTGCCGATCATTCCGGGGTCGAGTCATTTTGCGTGGTAAAGTTCCTCAAGCTGACGACTGTCTTCACCCCTGCGACTGCATCTCGGAGCTTCCATCATGATTCGGACCAACCTCTTGCTTCCGATCGGGGCTGCGCTCCTCCTGATCGGAATGAGCACCAATGCCGAGGCAGGTGGGCGTCGTGTGCGCTCGTCGGTTCCGGTCGTGACGGGGGTGCCAGTCGCCTCGCCGACCTCGGCGGTCATTGTGCCGTCCGTGCCTGTGCCGACCGTAGCCCGATCGCCCTACCTGGGCACCTTCCGGCCCGACCCGACCCTGGTCATCCGCTCCGGGTACAACACCGGAGGAGGATACAGCCCTGGCGACCTGCCGACCTCCTACGGAAGTATGTCGCTCTATGGACCGTTTTCGAGGCTTCGCTCGGTGCCGACCGAGGTGGTGACTTACTCCCGAGGCTACGATGGGGTGCTCCGGCCCACCTCGTCGGGCATCTCGTACGAATACACCAATCCGGCGCTCTATCCTGATACGACCTTGGTTCCGACCCGGATGACAATCGATCCGTCGAACGGCTCTCGGGTGCGATCGGGCTTTGGCCGCTATCTGCTCGGCCAGCAATAACTCCCAGGCGAATCGACCATGTTTGGTTGTCGGCTGGAACGTGTTGTGCGGACTGATCTTCAGGATTGATCTGATAATCGGTTCGTACAGCATGCTCCCGCAAGACTGGTGCCTCAAGGAGTTGCCAGGCGGCGGCGGAGGCGCAGGAAGCGGTCGCGGAGGTCATTGTTGCCGCCAAGGTCGGGGTGAAGGGCCATTGTGCCGTCGATCAGGCGACGAGCCTCGGTCGGTCGGCTGGTCCGATAATAGGCCACGGCCAGGCCATAGCGGGCTTCGAGCCATCGGGATGAGCCGGGGGTGCTGGCGGCAATGACGGCGCGATGGGCGTCGGCCGCCTGATGATAGAGCCCGAGCCGGTCGAGGGCATCGGCCAGCGGAGCGATCAATTCGGCCGGGAGTCGGGACGCGTCGAGGTCGCCCGACCACGACTCGGCCGCTCTCCGGGCCCCGTCGAGGTCACCCATGTCGATCTGACCTCGGATGCGGATGACCCGGGCTCGTGCCCGGAGGCTGGGATCGAGCGTGTTCGACTGCGAAAGCACCCGCTCGGTGAGGAGCCGGGAGATGGCCGAGACACGACGCCGAGCCGGATCAGACAGCGAGGAAGCTGCGCGGTCGAGTCGGGCGGCCAGATCGACGATCTGCTCGGGTTCGGATTGCTCCAGTTCTGCCCGGGCGTTCCGCTCCGCGTCGGTTTCTCGAGCCGCAACGGCCTGAGCGACGATCCGAAGCCGTCGAGCGTGGTCGCGACGGTCGGCAAGGACCTCGGTGGCGACCAGGCGGTCGAGGATCACCAGCGCGTCTTCGACCGAGCCAAGTCCGGGGGTCAGCTCCAACTCCGCCCTCGACAGGTCGAGGGCGTTGCGGTCGATCGGATCGGTGGCCTCGGACCGGGCGTCGTCGAGGGCGGTGCGGGCCTCGATCAGGCGATCACGGGCCTCTCGGGTCCGATCGGCGAGGAGCAAGGACTCAATCGTCTTGCGATGCGTCTCGACCAGGGCAAGCCGAGACTCTCGCCACCGAGCATGACCGGCTGGTACCTCGGACCAGAGTGCAATGGCGTCGCGATCTCTGCCGACCGACGCCCGAAGCTGCCCGAGAATCCAGCGGGCTTCCGAGGCGGTCGGGTCGTCTGGGAAAGCGGCAATGTGGTCTTCCAGCGCGGCTTCGTACGAGGCTCGGACCGTTCCATCCTGACCGGGAGTCGAGGCGAGCCGCCCCAGCGCCAACGCGTACAGGAGGCTGCCGTTGGCCCGCTGATCGGCCGGGGCAGGACTCTCGGAGGACTGGGCCGTGGCTGCGATCGGTGCAAGGGCTTGCACTGCTTCGGCCGTGCGACCGGCTCGGACGAGCGTGGCCGCGGCCCGGTATCGCATCAGCCAGGCCCGTTCCAGGTCCCCCAGGCGTTCGGCGTGGTCCGCCCCAGCCTGATTGAGCCGGACGGCCTGATCCACGTCGCCCAGGGCCAGGTGTCCTTCGGCCATCAACTCCCAGAGGCCGGGGTCGTCCCGATCGTCCGGTTCGAAGATCGTGGCGGCCAGGCTTGCCAGGGCGGCGTTGGCGTCGGGATGTTCGGCCAGGCGAAGCCGACGAACTCGGGTGATGGCGTCGGTCTCGGCTTCCGAACGCTCGCGGCCGGGAAAGAGGTCGATCCACTGTCGAGCCCGGACCCGGACCGCTCGGAAATCCTTCGACGGCCGATCCAGCTCGGAGCGATCAATGAACGCGATCGCCTCGTCAAACTGCTTGTCGGCCAGGAGGATGGCGACCTTGGTATCGACCCGGTCGGCCTCGCCTGGGCCGTCTTGTTCTTCCGCTTCGGCAAACGCTTGCTCCGCCTCGCGAATCTGCCCGGCCTCGACCAGCAGCCGGGCTTTCAACAACGCCACATGGCCTCCCAGGGGTGGGACAATCGGCAGGCCTCGCAGCCGGCCGAGTGCCTGCTGACGAAGGTCGAGGGCCATGCCGGGATCGTCCTCCAGGTTTGCCCGATCGACCAGCGCCTGAGCGTACCGGAAGCGAATGTTCTGGGCCATCAGCTCGCTCTCAGGCAGGCGGTTCGTCTCGGTCCAGAGACGTCGAAGTCGGGCGATGGCGTCGTCGAGCGCCTTGATTCCCTCGACCTTCGCCCCCGAGTTTCCTGGTGATCGCTCAAACTGCAAGGCCCAGGTGTGCCCCTCGGCCCATCGGTAGACTCCGGCTTGAAGGGCAATCGAGAGGGCCAGCGGGTGGCTCGGATCCCCTTTGAGAAACTCGTCGAGCAAGGCGACGGCCTGGTTCCATCGCGTTGACCGAAGGCCGGCGGTCGGTTCGGCGCGGGCGGCCGAGTCGATCCGATCGGCCACGTCGAGAGCATACTTCCCCCGTTCCTCGCGGTCGATCGTCGCCTGCTTGAACCGTGTTCGGGCCGATGCAACCAGTTCCTCGATCTCTCGATCGCTGAGCGGTTCCGGATCGCCCGGGGTCTGCCCCAGCAAGAAAACCGCGAGCACGAGGGTGCCGAGTGTCATGGGCTCGCTCCGGGGGTGGCGGATTCCGTCCGATTCAAAGAGGTCGAGACGTGACCTGATCTCCGCACATTGTACGAGCGACTGCAAGCCGGGATCGGCGCGGGCCGAGTTCGAGGATGAAGTTGAGCGGGCTTCCGCACGGCCGGGATGGCGAGGCCTTGCCTCGTGAGGTACGATAATTCTTTTGTCGAAGGAGGCTCAGCCGTGCGAGTCGGGATCGGTCACGACACTCATCGCCTGGTCGAGGGGCGGCCCTTGATCCTCGGAGGCGTGCGGATCGACTTCGACCGTGGCCTGGCCGGGCATTCCGACGCCGACATCGTCTTGCATGCCGTGGCTGACGCCTTGCTCGGGGCCGCGGCGCTGGGCGACATCGGCGAGATCTTCCCCGACACCG
This window harbors:
- a CDS encoding dienelactone hydrolase family protein, with translation MPTQSHIGGSGRMLAVALLLIGAASTPAVAGEMVEFKNPMGTSTKGYLALPEGDAKAPAILVIQEWWGLTDWIKENADRMADLGYVALAVDLYDGKATDDPGEAHELMRALDPSEGVGHLKGAIEYLQTLDRVDQDRKIAAVGWCMGGMYSRMIAQQSDAIGPTIICYGSVSIEPDQIDALAGRPVLGIFGAQDRGIPADRVRQVFDALKKAGSTVDLHLYDSAGHAFMRPGGNQYVEDAADDAWKQITTFLAEHLLAEG
- a CDS encoding sugar phosphate isomerase/epimerase family protein; protein product: MTSITRRSLLGGAAMAAAASALGSVRLPTTRAMDPIRRTRPSHLKLSIAAYSYRQFLSGDSPTMDLFDFADLAADMALDAIEPTSYYFPSDVSGEMLRNLRRHAFLRGLDISGTAIGNDFCVAPGPDREAQLALTRTWIDRAAVLNAPMIRVFAGRTPRGESEEVAVARAIEGFKEVLPYAAEKGVFLALENHGGITATSDQMMTLIEAIDHPYFAVNLDTGNFRTEDPYGDLARIAPYAVNVQVKTEISRNGESKEEADLPRLIQILRDVKYSGYVVLEYEAAEDPMTAIPRHVKRLRELMA
- a CDS encoding SDR family oxidoreductase, translating into MKRILVTGASGYIGGRLIPMLLDRGYSVRCLARDPKKLEGRPWTHQVEIVAGDVLDPESLRRALDGCAVAYYLVHAMMAGERSFVDRDRTAASNFAEAAEQVGLERIIYLGGLGRRADHLSDHLASRQEVGDILRGGAVPVTELRAAMIIGSGSASFEMMRSLVKRLPVMICPKWVRTRNQPIAVRDVLGYLVGCLEQPKTAYGIFDIGGPDVLTYKDMMIRYAAMQGLRRRIIVVPVLTPRLSAYWINLVTPIPASLAFPLVEGLRAEVICHNNRIRDLVPIPLTPFGEAVQRAMDKVHENNVSTRWSNAALPSRAALLRRPQFDPDRFPLRDVQRVEAETSSSVLFDRVQRIGGSTGYYYGNFLWWIRGAMDRIVGGVGLRRGRRDPVEIYIGDALDFWRVEDFVPGHRLLLHAEMRVPGDAWLEFRVEPRESQRSVLTQTAYFKPSGVLGRLYWYACLPAHLFIFSGMAQSIVRSAEASSDHSEAGHRQEGSASLTGSPGVPMVREPSADDVPAGGVSR
- a CDS encoding di-heme oxidoredictase family protein yields the protein MQRNDLARGRRRVGLGLAMMVVGVIGWIAAPGVPVMWGPRASAERMEAGHALFVHEWLPHDPIAQADGLGPVFNARSCVECHFQGGVGGGGSNEFNVLAFEAKPTHTRPEIEGGLVHKFAVENHFLEDVSHLRTLFPIVPDAIRITNGCYVLVRDFDPVKTEHVNSTALFGAGWIDRISSRSITRRNLAASLQTMGRELSSDFKTMPPGRYRILPDGRVGKFGWKAQFATLEEFVAAACANELGLGNPHMEQAKPRVDIPYPDMPADLDHTQFGSLVAFVETLPRPEEIVPDDPKGQAEVEHGRLVFERVGCAICHVPNLGGVTGVYSDFLLHRLVDRKAGYAFTDVLTGVPIPREHPDAEEWRTPPLWGVADSAPYFHDGTSPTLLHAIERHKGDALPVSKAFKRLSDEDKQALIRFLESLRAPSDAMPVPEPSVPENGLAVARAE